Proteins co-encoded in one Cytophaga hutchinsonii ATCC 33406 genomic window:
- a CDS encoding response regulator, with amino-acid sequence METKILIIDDSLDDYALVKRSITNSGIQAEVLYAADGVMGSVEALQKGIDCIFLDYNLPKINGLEALKKIRSQGIDTPIIMLTGQKDEHIIVELLKEGANDYISKSDLTPETLRLSFEKSRQLYKIHKEKEAAITALKESQLRLSEAQEIAALGNWEFDSETRELYLSDEAQNILNYEKEKSLFPMHAFLRHQVHPENIPLLVTFIRNIKKEQNYAITLRIKTFENIFKYVHIKKRSDTNSFSDKKKIIGTIQDITILKLALEETKKAKISRKATTMVLTVAICIFLISEAVIDPFVDALEIGFLIAISFKGLVAFLLKPLETMLERVMLKNVTAKQLV; translated from the coding sequence ATGGAAACTAAAATTTTAATTATTGATGACAGCCTGGACGATTACGCACTGGTTAAACGATCTATCACCAATTCCGGCATTCAGGCAGAAGTGCTGTATGCAGCGGATGGTGTCATGGGTTCAGTAGAAGCGTTGCAGAAAGGGATTGACTGCATATTTTTAGATTATAACCTTCCAAAAATAAACGGACTTGAAGCATTAAAAAAAATCCGGTCTCAAGGCATTGATACACCTATCATCATGCTTACAGGACAAAAAGACGAGCACATCATTGTTGAATTGCTTAAAGAAGGTGCCAATGATTATATATCCAAATCAGACCTTACACCTGAAACATTGCGCTTAAGTTTTGAAAAATCCAGACAGTTATATAAAATTCACAAAGAAAAAGAAGCCGCCATTACAGCACTGAAAGAAAGCCAGCTACGACTTTCAGAAGCACAGGAAATTGCAGCCCTTGGCAATTGGGAATTCGATAGTGAAACACGGGAACTTTATCTCTCTGATGAAGCGCAGAACATACTGAATTATGAGAAAGAAAAAAGCCTGTTCCCCATGCATGCATTCCTTCGGCATCAGGTACATCCGGAAAATATCCCGCTGCTTGTTACTTTCATCCGCAACATTAAAAAAGAACAAAACTATGCAATCACGCTTCGCATCAAAACATTTGAAAATATTTTTAAGTATGTACATATAAAAAAACGCAGCGATACAAATTCTTTTTCAGATAAAAAGAAAATCATTGGTACCATACAGGACATAACCATTTTGAAATTAGCTCTTGAAGAAACAAAAAAAGCAAAAATCAGCCGCAAAGCCACAACAATGGTATTAACGGTAGCTATTTGTATTTTTCTGATTTCGGAAGCAGTTATTGATCCGTTTGTAGATGCACTTGAAATTGGTTTTCTCATAGCCATATCATTTAAAGGACTTGTAGCCTTTCTCTTAAAACCGCTGGAAACAATGCTTGAAAGGGTGATGCTGAAAAATGTTACAGCCAAACAACTTGTATAG
- a CDS encoding sensor histidine kinase, producing the protein MSISSKSAETHSTVLNFLSGGGEMGERIRSFDWAATSLGPISTWPQSLLTSVSIMLHSTFPMFIWWGEEMIQFYNDAYRPSLGNEGKHPSALGQKGGDCWQEIWPVIKPMIDEVIQGKSTWNENQLIPIYRNGKLEDVYWTFGYSPIYKEGGTVGGVLVVCTETTDAVVNLKKIEEDENKLRFSIEAAELATWDYDPATNKFQGNNLLKEWFGLVPLEEIDLSLALAVITDTDRPLVVKAIEAALEHTSGGNYNVEYTIVHPVSKKARIVKAKGRAWFNEKKIAYRFNGILQDVTEEVSSRMAYEESQDQIRFASDRLQLALDAGEIGYYEWAIENDEMHCNSLYKKIFGFSDAHDPTYKEFTSQIFPKDLSVRNNAVQRAILVGGVYNAEYRVRHPNDELRWVKSFGKAIYDEKGKPVKLIGMILDITEHKQFAEELSRQVRERTAELKQTNSDLLQFAHVASHDLKEPVRKVKIFSGRIRDEFKKELPVKGHIYLEKIQHSTDRMLSMIEGVLMYSTLSNLTQVMEKVDLNQVIGNIQKDLEILIEEKQGMIQMDKLPVIHGVPVLMYQLFYNLINNALKFSKSNVPSRITITYEQEKISSVWYDRITLSDNGIGFSNDQVDRMFDAFIRLNSKDKYEGTGLGLALCKKIVDRHNGNIFASGEKDSGAVFTILLPLKKIKS; encoded by the coding sequence ATGTCAATCAGTTCAAAGTCAGCGGAGACGCATTCAACTGTATTAAATTTTTTATCCGGCGGGGGAGAAATGGGAGAACGTATACGCTCTTTTGATTGGGCTGCAACGTCTCTTGGCCCGATCAGCACCTGGCCGCAAAGTTTGTTAACATCTGTTAGCATTATGCTGCATTCAACGTTTCCCATGTTTATCTGGTGGGGAGAAGAGATGATTCAGTTTTATAATGATGCGTACCGGCCGAGTTTAGGAAACGAGGGGAAACACCCGTCAGCGCTGGGTCAAAAAGGGGGGGATTGCTGGCAGGAAATCTGGCCGGTAATAAAGCCCATGATTGATGAGGTTATACAGGGGAAATCGACCTGGAATGAAAACCAGCTGATTCCGATTTACCGGAATGGTAAACTGGAAGATGTATACTGGACATTCGGTTACAGTCCGATTTACAAAGAGGGAGGCACTGTTGGCGGTGTGCTTGTTGTATGTACCGAAACAACAGATGCGGTAGTGAATCTGAAAAAAATTGAAGAGGATGAAAATAAGTTACGGTTCTCTATTGAAGCAGCAGAATTAGCTACCTGGGATTACGACCCTGCAACCAATAAATTTCAGGGAAATAATCTTCTGAAAGAATGGTTTGGCTTAGTGCCGCTGGAAGAAATTGATCTTTCCCTGGCACTCGCTGTAATAACAGATACCGACAGGCCTTTAGTTGTAAAGGCGATTGAGGCTGCGCTGGAACATACGTCCGGCGGTAATTATAACGTTGAGTATACCATTGTACATCCCGTTTCCAAGAAGGCACGCATTGTAAAAGCCAAAGGCAGAGCCTGGTTCAATGAAAAAAAGATTGCATACCGGTTTAACGGTATTCTGCAGGATGTAACAGAAGAAGTTTCTTCAAGAATGGCCTATGAAGAATCGCAGGATCAGATCCGTTTCGCTTCAGACCGTTTGCAGCTGGCTCTGGACGCAGGGGAGATCGGTTATTATGAGTGGGCGATCGAAAACGATGAAATGCATTGCAATAGTCTGTACAAGAAAATTTTCGGATTTTCAGATGCACATGATCCTACCTATAAAGAATTTACTTCCCAGATCTTTCCTAAAGACCTGAGTGTACGTAATAATGCTGTACAGCGGGCTATTCTGGTGGGTGGTGTTTATAATGCCGAATACCGGGTACGTCACCCAAATGATGAACTGCGCTGGGTGAAATCATTTGGTAAAGCCATATATGATGAGAAAGGCAAACCTGTAAAACTTATCGGGATGATCCTGGATATTACCGAACACAAACAGTTTGCAGAAGAGCTGAGCAGGCAGGTGCGGGAACGTACTGCAGAACTGAAGCAAACCAATTCAGATCTGCTGCAATTTGCGCATGTTGCCAGTCATGACCTGAAAGAGCCGGTGCGGAAGGTAAAAATTTTCAGTGGACGCATACGTGATGAGTTTAAAAAAGAACTGCCTGTAAAAGGGCATATCTACCTCGAAAAAATACAGCATTCAACAGACCGTATGCTTTCTATGATTGAAGGGGTGCTGATGTATTCCACGCTAAGTAATCTTACTCAGGTAATGGAGAAGGTGGATTTAAATCAGGTAATCGGAAATATTCAAAAAGACCTTGAGATCCTGATTGAGGAGAAGCAAGGCATGATACAAATGGATAAGCTGCCGGTCATTCATGGCGTTCCGGTATTGATGTACCAGCTTTTTTATAATCTGATCAATAATGCCCTTAAATTTTCAAAAAGTAATGTGCCCAGCCGGATCACCATCACGTATGAGCAGGAAAAGATCTCCTCTGTGTGGTATGACCGGATCACCCTTTCCGATAACGGGATCGGATTTTCTAACGATCAGGTAGATAGGATGTTTGATGCTTTTATACGTTTAAATTCCAAAGATAAATACGAAGGTACCGGGCTGGGACTGGCTCTGTGTAAAAAAATTGTTGACAGGCACAACGGAAATATTTTTGCTTCAGGTGAAAAAGATAGTGGAGCGGTATTCACAATTTTATTACCTTTGAAGAAAATTAAATCATAA